In a single window of the Candidatus Tisiphia endosymbiont of Nemotelus nigrinus genome:
- a CDS encoding MFS transporter, whose protein sequence is MNKALSLKKPFLLWSLASLFFAFQFILRLSTGILREEIIQKFTIDTMAFGALAGYYYLGYAGMQIPIGIMLDKFSFRIVAFISISVTSLGVLVFTASSNFNQLIIGRLMIGAGSAVGFLSVNKITRTYFPAKYHSMILGFSFTFGLVGAVFGITPMKLLFTHFGYDVTFYSLALVGFIIGLIILVIKNDDTSSNSHTVPNSKPSIWKLLFNPTILLIGFFDALMVGALEGFADLWAIPFFKQIYQMNDIESNLVTSFVYIGMCFGGPVLALMANLVKSPNFVITITGLVMSIIFVILLSFPSLNFFATGSLMFLLGIFCCYQVLIFTVVGNLVTEKSVGLAVAIVNCIIMSFGHFFHKIMSYLISYNWDGLLSESGTPIYSRYDFITAISIIPICCLIGIIGLWYLSRRLKTQISIDESVEERVLA, encoded by the coding sequence ATGAATAAAGCTCTATCCTTGAAAAAACCATTTCTATTATGGTCTCTTGCCAGCCTATTTTTTGCATTTCAGTTTATATTAAGACTTTCGACTGGAATTCTTAGAGAAGAAATTATCCAAAAATTCACCATTGATACCATGGCATTTGGTGCACTTGCTGGATATTATTATTTAGGTTATGCCGGAATGCAAATACCAATCGGCATAATGTTAGATAAATTTAGTTTTAGAATTGTTGCATTCATATCTATCTCCGTTACCTCTCTTGGGGTTTTAGTTTTTACTGCAAGCTCAAATTTCAATCAGCTAATCATTGGAAGATTGATGATCGGAGCAGGTTCTGCTGTTGGTTTTTTATCAGTAAATAAGATTACTAGGACTTATTTTCCAGCAAAATATCATTCTATGATATTGGGATTTTCTTTTACCTTTGGCTTAGTTGGAGCAGTATTTGGTATTACTCCAATGAAATTATTATTTACTCATTTTGGTTATGACGTAACTTTTTATAGTTTAGCTCTAGTCGGATTTATCATTGGACTAATTATTTTAGTAATAAAAAATGATGATACAAGTAGTAACTCACATACTGTTCCTAATTCTAAACCTTCAATATGGAAACTACTATTCAATCCGACAATTTTATTAATTGGATTTTTTGATGCTCTAATGGTAGGAGCATTGGAAGGTTTTGCTGATCTATGGGCCATCCCATTCTTCAAACAAATTTATCAAATGAATGATATAGAAAGTAACTTGGTTACTTCATTCGTTTATATAGGTATGTGCTTTGGTGGACCAGTGCTTGCACTTATGGCTAATTTAGTAAAATCACCTAATTTTGTAATAACAATCACTGGATTGGTAATGAGCATAATTTTTGTCATTCTATTATCTTTTCCTTCATTAAATTTCTTTGCTACCGGTTCTTTAATGTTTTTATTAGGAATTTTTTGTTGTTACCAAGTTCTAATTTTTACCGTTGTCGGTAACCTTGTTACGGAAAAATCTGTTGGACTTGCCGTTGCAATAGTCAATTGTATCATCATGTCCTTCGGTCATTTCTTTCACAAAATTATGAGTTATTTAATCTCTTATAATTGGGATGGACTACTGAGTGAATCTGGTACACCTATCTATAGTCGTTATGATTTTATTACGGCAATTTCTATAATTCCCATTTGTTGTCTTATCGGGATCATCGGTCTTTGGTATTTATCTAGAAGATTAAAAACTCAAATATCAATAGACGAGTCCGTAGAAGAAAGGGTTTTAGCTTAA
- the murA gene encoding UDP-N-acetylglucosamine 1-carboxyvinyltransferase, with amino-acid sequence MDSLMIKGGVPLEGSISVSGSKNAALPIMTAALLTDKLSINNIPKLTDILTMKKLLENLGSVITVTDHQDHLSMDIDSSNINNFTAPYDIVRKMRASIWVLGPLLSRFSKAKVSLPGGCAIGARQVDLHIAALQAMGVNINVDHGYINATIKGKLKAVHFVFKQISVGATINSIMAATLAEGETILFNCAREPEIVDLCHCLNKMGAEIDGIGTREVRIIGKSYLKNTHYSVMPDRIEAGTYMMAAAITKGNLNIYGINSNIVENIVLKLIEAGIKVEPIDNGLRVSYVDRLNPVDIHTSPYPGFATDCQAQFMSLMTLCNGSATITETIFENRFMHVPELCRMGAKITVKGNSAIIHGVPFLTGAEVMASDLRASVSLVLAGLAANDTTKIRRIYHLDRGYQTLEKKLSNCGANIVRVTGDSV; translated from the coding sequence ATGGACAGTTTAATGATTAAAGGGGGTGTTCCCCTTGAAGGTAGTATTAGCGTTAGCGGATCTAAAAATGCAGCATTACCGATTATGACAGCTGCACTGCTTACGGATAAGCTTAGTATTAATAATATTCCAAAGCTTACTGATATTCTCACAATGAAAAAATTACTTGAGAATTTAGGTAGTGTTATCACTGTAACTGATCATCAAGATCACTTGAGCATGGATATCGATAGCAGCAATATTAATAATTTTACTGCCCCATATGATATAGTGCGTAAAATGCGTGCTTCTATTTGGGTTCTTGGACCGTTACTCTCTAGATTCTCTAAAGCTAAGGTTTCCTTACCTGGAGGATGTGCTATAGGTGCTAGGCAAGTAGACCTACATATAGCAGCTCTGCAAGCTATGGGAGTCAATATTAATGTTGATCATGGTTATATTAATGCTACGATCAAAGGCAAATTAAAAGCTGTACATTTTGTTTTTAAACAAATATCTGTTGGAGCAACAATTAACTCCATAATGGCAGCCACTTTGGCTGAAGGAGAGACAATATTATTTAACTGTGCTAGAGAACCAGAAATTGTTGATCTGTGCCATTGCCTTAACAAAATGGGGGCAGAAATAGATGGAATTGGGACAAGAGAAGTAAGAATTATTGGCAAATCTTATTTAAAAAATACCCACTATTCAGTCATGCCGGATCGTATTGAAGCTGGTACCTACATGATGGCGGCTGCCATTACTAAAGGCAATTTAAATATTTATGGAATTAACAGCAATATTGTTGAAAATATAGTATTAAAACTCATTGAAGCTGGCATAAAAGTTGAGCCTATTGATAATGGTTTAAGAGTTTCTTATGTAGACAGATTAAATCCCGTGGATATCCATACAAGTCCATATCCAGGTTTTGCAACAGATTGCCAAGCCCAGTTTATGAGTCTTATGACTCTTTGCAACGGTTCTGCAACAATCACCGAAACTATTTTTGAAAACCGCTTTATGCATGTTCCTGAATTATGTCGAATGGGGGCTAAGATAACAGTTAAAGGAAATAGTGCTATAATACACGGTGTACCTTTTCTGACAGGGGCTGAAGTTATGGCAAGCGATCTCAGAGCATCTGTATCTCTAGTATTAGCTGGACTTGCTGCTAATGATACAACAAAAATACGTCGAATTTATCACTTAGATCGTGGATATCAAACCTTGGAAAAAAAATTAAGTAATTGTGGGGCAAATATAGTACGAGTTACAGGAGATAGTGTTTAA
- a CDS encoding DedA family protein, giving the protein MDQLEAYSLLFIDSLVGNLVLSLDSEFIVHSMKVFGVYNNLIIVVVATMASLVATSINYFLGIMLLRIFYFSKNTQIHTNQQLLSQFFLKYNILIFWLMLMPLWGRFIPVIAGFTKINFIRVLAISGVIKLCYYSYNIYS; this is encoded by the coding sequence ATGGACCAGTTGGAAGCTTATTCGTTATTATTTATCGATAGTTTAGTAGGTAATTTGGTTCTAAGTTTAGATAGTGAATTCATTGTTCATTCTATGAAGGTGTTTGGTGTTTATAATAATTTAATAATAGTTGTGGTAGCAACTATGGCCTCATTAGTTGCTACTAGTATCAATTATTTTCTTGGTATAATGTTATTAAGAATTTTTTATTTTTCTAAGAATACTCAGATTCATACTAATCAGCAATTATTATCTCAATTTTTTTTAAAATATAACATATTGATATTTTGGCTTATGCTAATGCCATTATGGGGAAGATTTATCCCTGTAATTGCCGGCTTTACTAAAATAAATTTTATAAGAGTTTTAGCTATTAGTGGTGTTATTAAATTATGCTATTATAGCTATAATATCTATAGCTAA
- a CDS encoding PD-(D/E)XK nuclease family protein — MNLYRINPSSSFLDILADFILDNFSKKNFVGNLKVILPSGFACWKLQNILINKQNIAILPNIIPLSNIMAEGAEVFAIASENLQPITLLQERIILAEIIHSYRESQFSITQSLQFCSTIAELFYQLACNNLSIDSVNEIEKINASQHWSVIYQFLKYTHSEWQKKIKLLRLLDRVNYQITMMDAEIARLRRAGTSLIVAGIVGDNPILWNFLKNVANSPDGFIVLPPIANPTSITPNLQESLRVATSVATKQSREVIRDGLLRRLTPSRNDENLFSNLADSIRPLLKLAYAEGFEGDAERRTAAYSNIREDSSTASTYKSPAEVEFQKRYIGNPEEDCLYNFKKLLTILNKNLLDFQLLGNHQSDHLIFDKIIFDDIDESQQLAIDHIKYFELEDIFQEAEQISRTCQQYSDKKIAIIVNNQTTKNFYCNFLTKYSLEFQDLLGDNLSETLVSSLIISVSEILCNDFDIKKLFLLLKNPLINCKLVERLELLMSGKNRFIRQPDQMLSLVEKTNDSALIKWGKKLIDLLYTNSGNNFVKILKSSISIAEKLYRDIWHEQSAAELSNFLSELIKTNCNLTLDNKKDFPRLLKGLMSSCKYFAHQNYSKNIIIGKAEDLMLLKFDLVILTDFNQGCWSSSSSISQWINEQTLKKLHMVIGASIDQYYFYLFLHNTQVIITRAKRQDGKSSLLPSNLLLKLQFILQQSLISENYLTYLSESDLSSLQGATLVDPRNDANLLSYVSSPIFPETISVTDIEMLVRNPYSFYAKKILNVRSRDMIGHEPKISEFGSFVHKVLEQYSKNYNKLENNKVGLILDISNNILQNTILPTYTQKIWQIKFVPIAESFIEFDEQRRNDCKYIYSESRGEISLNIGGQKLTIIGVADRIEIDEFGAAVIIDYKTGSLPSRKDVETGLSPQLIIEALMLQEGGFGIEVHNVKQAVYVKISSSKPIIQTLEIEFTREELARHKQGMMRLLEYYITNKSFSYDIDLLKHDDCAYLARRGNSCVS, encoded by the coding sequence ATGAATCTCTATAGAATTAACCCATCTTCATCGTTTTTAGATATATTAGCTGATTTTATTTTAGATAATTTCAGTAAGAAGAATTTTGTTGGCAATCTTAAAGTTATATTGCCGAGTGGTTTTGCTTGTTGGAAATTACAAAATATTTTGATTAACAAACAGAATATTGCGATTTTGCCGAATATTATCCCTTTATCTAATATTATGGCTGAAGGTGCAGAAGTCTTTGCTATTGCATCAGAAAATTTACAGCCTATAACGTTGTTGCAAGAAAGAATTATTCTAGCAGAAATCATTCATAGTTACCGTGAGTCACAATTCAGCATAACACAATCTTTGCAATTTTGTTCAACAATAGCCGAGTTATTTTATCAACTAGCTTGTAATAATTTATCGATAGACTCTGTAAACGAAATAGAAAAAATCAATGCATCGCAACATTGGAGTGTTATTTATCAATTTCTTAAATACACCCATTCCGAATGGCAAAAAAAGATAAAATTGTTAAGATTACTAGATCGGGTAAATTATCAAATAACTATGATGGATGCAGAGATAGCAAGGCTGAGAAGAGCTGGGACTAGTTTAATAGTAGCCGGTATAGTAGGGGATAATCCCATATTATGGAATTTTTTGAAGAATGTTGCTAATTCGCCTGATGGTTTTATAGTTTTGCCGCCTATAGCTAACCCGACTAGCATTACTCCTAATTTACAGGAGTCATTGCGAGTAGCCACTTCAGTGGCGACGAAGCAATCTAGAGAAGTGATTAGAGATGGATTGCTTCGTCGGCTCACGCCTTCTCGCAATGACGAAAATTTGTTTAGTAATTTGGCAGATTCTATTAGACCTCTTTTGAAACTCGCTTATGCTGAGGGATTTGAAGGAGACGCGGAACGCAGAACCGCAGCGTACTCTAATATACGTGAGGATTCGAGTACCGCATCGACGTACAAATCACCAGCAGAAGTAGAGTTTCAAAAGAGGTATATTGGTAATCCTGAAGAAGATTGCTTATATAATTTTAAAAAATTACTGACCATTCTCAATAAAAATTTATTGGATTTCCAACTTTTGGGTAACCATCAGTCAGATCATTTGATTTTCGATAAGATAATTTTTGACGATATTGATGAATCTCAACAATTAGCTATAGATCATATAAAATATTTTGAACTTGAAGATATTTTTCAAGAGGCAGAGCAAATAAGCCGAACTTGCCAACAATATAGTGATAAGAAAATAGCTATTATTGTTAATAATCAAACAACCAAGAATTTTTATTGTAATTTTTTAACCAAATATTCCTTAGAATTTCAAGATTTACTAGGTGATAATTTATCAGAAACACTGGTTAGTTCTCTAATTATTTCTGTTAGTGAAATATTATGTAATGATTTTGATATAAAAAAGTTATTTTTACTATTAAAGAATCCTTTGATTAACTGTAAATTAGTTGAAAGATTAGAGCTTTTAATGAGCGGCAAAAACCGTTTTATCCGGCAACCCGATCAAATGCTGTCTTTAGTAGAAAAAACCAATGATAGTGCATTAATAAAGTGGGGTAAGAAACTAATAGACTTACTTTATACCAATAGTGGTAATAATTTTGTTAAAATACTAAAATCCTCGATTAGCATTGCGGAGAAACTTTACCGAGATATTTGGCATGAACAGTCAGCTGCTGAATTATCAAATTTTCTATCGGAGTTAATAAAGACTAATTGTAATTTAACATTAGACAATAAAAAAGATTTTCCAAGGTTATTGAAGGGCTTAATGTCTAGTTGTAAGTATTTTGCCCATCAAAATTATTCTAAAAATATAATCATTGGTAAAGCTGAAGATTTAATGTTACTTAAATTTGATCTAGTAATTTTAACCGACTTTAATCAAGGATGCTGGTCGTCATCATCATCTATTAGCCAATGGATTAATGAGCAAACACTAAAAAAATTGCACATGGTTATTGGAGCTTCTATAGATCAATATTATTTCTATTTATTTCTGCATAATACCCAAGTAATAATTACTAGAGCAAAAAGACAAGATGGTAAATCTAGTTTATTACCATCGAATTTATTACTAAAATTACAATTTATTTTACAACAAAGTCTGATTTCAGAAAATTATTTAACATATTTATCAGAAAGTGACTTATCGTCATTGCAAGGAGCTACTCTAGTAGATCCTCGCAATGATGCCAATTTACTTAGTTATGTCAGTAGCCCAATTTTTCCCGAAACAATATCAGTTACTGATATAGAAATGTTAGTACGGAATCCTTATAGTTTCTATGCCAAGAAGATTTTGAACGTCAGAAGTAGAGATATGATAGGGCATGAGCCTAAAATATCTGAATTTGGTAGTTTTGTTCATAAGGTTTTAGAACAATATTCAAAAAATTATAATAAGTTAGAAAATAACAAAGTTGGCTTAATATTGGATATTAGTAATAATATTTTACAGAATACTATTTTGCCAACCTATACGCAAAAAATTTGGCAAATAAAATTTGTGCCTATTGCTGAGTCTTTTATTGAGTTTGATGAACAACGTAGAAATGATTGCAAATATATTTATTCTGAAAGTAGAGGAGAAATTTCATTGAATATTGGTGGGCAGAAATTAACAATAATTGGAGTAGCTGATAGAATTGAGATAGATGAGTTTGGGGCAGCTGTCATTATCGATTATAAGACTGGTAGTTTGCCGAGTAGAAAAGATGTGGAAACTGGATTATCCCCGCAGCTAATAATTGAGGCGTTAATGTTACAAGAAGGTGGTTTTGGTATAGAAGTTCATAATGTTAAACAGGCCGTTTATGTAAAAATTTCTAGCTCGAAGCCAATAATCCAAACTTTGGAGATAGAGTTCACTAGAGAAGAGTTGGCTCGTCATAAACAAGGTATGATGCGATTACTGGAATATTACATAACCAATAAAAGCTTTTCATATGATATTGACTTACTCAAGCATGATGACTGTGCTTACTTGGCGAGGAGAGGTAATTCCTGTGTTTCTTAA